The following coding sequences are from one Streptomyces venezuelae window:
- a CDS encoding 3-oxoacyl-ACP reductase: protein MSLPLEGLSAIVTGAGRGLGRAEALELARLGAAVVVNDFGQPGRDGLGEASAAPAEEVAAEIAAAGGRAVAHTGDVADHEQARELVGLAIDTYGKLDILVNNAGILRDRMIFSMTESEWDSVIHVHLKGHFNTTHFAAAHWRERSKAAGGPVYGRIVNTSSEAFLAGSAGQPNYAAAKGGIVGLTTSTALALAKYGVTANAICPRARTRMTEDVFAGFAEPSEGRLDPLAPEHVSPLVGYLASPAAGRVNGQLLVVHGGMVAVVERPRVAAKFDSAKEAFTFDELDEALSPYYADRPPNETFAAAEVLGLKRG, encoded by the coding sequence ATGTCACTGCCACTTGAGGGCCTGTCCGCGATCGTCACCGGCGCGGGCCGCGGGCTCGGCCGCGCCGAGGCACTGGAACTGGCCCGGCTGGGCGCGGCCGTCGTCGTGAACGACTTCGGGCAGCCGGGCCGCGACGGCTTGGGCGAGGCGTCGGCGGCGCCCGCGGAGGAAGTCGCCGCCGAGATCGCGGCGGCGGGCGGCCGGGCCGTCGCCCACACCGGCGACGTGGCGGACCACGAACAGGCCCGCGAGCTGGTGGGGCTGGCGATCGACACGTACGGAAAACTCGACATCCTCGTCAACAACGCGGGCATCCTGCGGGACCGGATGATCTTCTCGATGACCGAGTCCGAGTGGGACTCGGTCATCCACGTCCACCTCAAGGGCCACTTCAACACCACTCACTTCGCGGCGGCCCACTGGCGGGAGCGTTCCAAGGCGGCGGGCGGTCCGGTGTACGGCCGGATCGTCAACACCTCCTCCGAGGCCTTCCTCGCCGGGTCGGCGGGTCAGCCGAACTACGCGGCGGCGAAGGGCGGCATCGTCGGCCTGACGACGTCGACGGCGCTGGCGCTCGCCAAGTACGGGGTGACGGCGAACGCGATCTGTCCCCGGGCACGTACGCGGATGACGGAGGACGTCTTCGCGGGCTTCGCGGAGCCGTCGGAAGGCAGGCTCGACCCGTTGGCGCCCGAGCACGTCTCGCCGCTCGTCGGGTATCTGGCCTCGCCCGCGGCGGGGCGGGTCAACGGGCAGCTGCTCGTGGTGCACGGCGGCATGGTCGCGGTCGTCGAGCGGCCGAGGGTGGCGGCGAAGTTCGACTCGGCGAAGGAGGCGTTCACCTTCGACGAGCTGGACGAGGCGCTCTCCCCGTACTACGCGGACCGCCCGCCGAACGAGACGTTCGCGGCGGCGGAGGTGCTGGGCCTCAAGAGGGGCTGA
- a CDS encoding Zn-dependent alcohol dehydrogenase, whose protein sequence is MRAAVLHETGQEKLEVLDDIETAGFGPGKVKIRVRATGLCHSDLSAMNGVLPQPAPFVPGHEGAGEIIDVGDGVTGHSEGDRVLLCWLPACGVCPACKRGQTQLCLAGFMNAGTPNFRRPGGDVFGFAGTGTFAEEVVVDAGCAVPIPDDVPFDIAALIGCGVTTGLGAAINTADVAAGSSVAVIGCGGVGISAIQGARLKGAAQIVAVDPVASRRESALTFGATEAVSPDELADAKQRVTAGEGFDYVFEVVGKSATARTAYETTRRGGTMCVVGAGAMDDQLQFNMFELFFDEKRILPSMYGGGDVLTSYERAIALWRAGRIDLEGLITHRVRLTEVNEALDQMRTGVSLRTCIEI, encoded by the coding sequence ATGCGCGCAGCCGTACTGCACGAGACAGGCCAGGAGAAGCTAGAGGTCCTCGACGACATCGAGACGGCGGGGTTCGGCCCCGGCAAGGTCAAGATCCGTGTCCGGGCCACCGGGCTGTGCCACTCCGACCTCTCGGCGATGAACGGCGTGCTCCCGCAGCCCGCCCCCTTCGTCCCGGGACACGAGGGCGCGGGCGAGATCATCGACGTCGGCGACGGCGTGACCGGGCACTCCGAGGGCGACCGGGTCCTCCTCTGCTGGCTCCCCGCGTGCGGCGTCTGCCCCGCCTGCAAGCGCGGGCAGACCCAGCTCTGTCTCGCCGGGTTCATGAACGCGGGCACCCCCAACTTCAGGCGCCCCGGCGGCGACGTCTTCGGCTTCGCGGGCACCGGCACCTTCGCCGAGGAGGTCGTCGTCGACGCGGGTTGCGCCGTCCCGATCCCCGACGACGTGCCCTTCGACATCGCCGCGCTCATCGGCTGCGGCGTGACGACGGGGCTCGGCGCCGCCATCAACACGGCGGACGTGGCGGCCGGTTCATCGGTCGCCGTCATCGGCTGCGGCGGCGTCGGCATATCGGCCATCCAGGGGGCCCGCCTCAAGGGCGCGGCGCAGATCGTCGCCGTCGACCCGGTCGCGTCGCGCAGGGAGTCGGCGCTCACGTTCGGGGCGACGGAAGCGGTCTCGCCCGATGAACTGGCCGACGCCAAGCAGCGGGTCACCGCGGGCGAGGGCTTCGACTACGTCTTCGAGGTCGTCGGCAAGTCGGCCACGGCCCGCACGGCGTACGAGACGACGCGCCGCGGCGGCACGATGTGCGTCGTCGGCGCCGGCGCCATGGACGACCAGCTGCAGTTCAACATGTTCGAGCTGTTCTTCGACGAGAAGCGCATCCTGCCGTCCATGTACGGCGGGGGCGACGTCCTCACGTCGTACGAGCGGGCCATCGCCCTCTGGCGGGCCGGCCGCATCGACCTGGAGGGCCTGATCACGCACCGGGTGCGGCTCACCGAGGTCAACGAGGCCCTGGACCAGATGCGGACCGGTGTCTCCCTGCGTACCTGCATCGAGATCTGA
- a CDS encoding MaoC/PaaZ C-terminal domain-containing protein: MPIDAEKAVAAEPRSAEITWDHKDIQLYHLGLGAGRPATDPAELRYTLESRLHVLPSFATVAGAGMGVVGGLSAPGIEVDLAAVLHGGQSITLHRPIPVAGKAVTTSRVAAVYDKGKAAILVLRSEVADGDGPLWTSDAQIFVRGEGGFGGDRGPSTRLPAPEGDPDLEVERPVREDQALLYRLSGDWNPLHADPEFAALAGFDRPILHGLCTYGMTLKAVVDTQLDGDVSRVRGYSTRFTGVVFPGETLRIRMWRGDGRVQATVTAAERGDAPVLADTLVEHA, from the coding sequence ATGCCCATCGACGCCGAGAAGGCCGTGGCCGCCGAGCCCCGGTCCGCCGAGATCACCTGGGACCACAAGGACATCCAGCTCTACCACCTGGGCCTCGGTGCCGGACGGCCCGCCACGGACCCGGCCGAACTGCGCTACACCCTGGAGTCGCGGCTGCACGTCCTGCCCAGCTTCGCCACCGTCGCGGGCGCGGGCATGGGTGTCGTCGGCGGGCTCTCCGCGCCCGGCATCGAGGTGGACCTGGCCGCCGTCCTGCACGGCGGCCAGAGCATCACCCTGCACCGTCCGATCCCGGTCGCGGGCAAGGCGGTGACGACGTCCAGGGTCGCCGCGGTCTACGACAAGGGGAAGGCCGCGATCCTCGTCCTGCGCTCCGAAGTCGCCGACGGCGACGGGCCGTTGTGGACGAGCGACGCCCAGATCTTCGTGCGCGGAGAGGGCGGGTTCGGCGGAGACCGCGGCCCCTCCACCCGCCTCCCCGCACCCGAGGGCGACCCGGACCTGGAGGTCGAACGCCCCGTCCGCGAGGACCAGGCCCTCCTCTACCGCCTGTCCGGCGACTGGAACCCGCTGCACGCCGACCCCGAGTTCGCCGCGCTCGCCGGATTCGACAGGCCGATCCTGCACGGCCTGTGCACCTACGGAATGACGCTGAAGGCCGTCGTCGACACCCAGCTCGACGGCGACGTGTCACGGGTCCGCGGCTACAGCACCCGGTTCACCGGTGTCGTCTTCCCCGGCGAGACGCTGCGGATCCGCATGTGGCGTGGCGACGGTCGCGTGCAGGCCACGGTCACCGCGGCCGAGCGGGGCGACGCGCCCGTCCTCGCCGACACGCTCGTCGAACACGCCTGA
- a CDS encoding sensor histidine kinase — translation MARKNRVSCRLREWPERHVGRDGGGGLQGGEGGEGRGGDEGRGVEGWGGEGREIGRRTEHLGPPPNGFVLLPWLLMGLGAISHLLQGETPNPWIGGLGVLLFNSLYVFIAFRAFDRCTREARATRIALVLLGLLTVALAAGYGGNWLLFFPLLGLATGAIVRGRGLGPVSLALSTLAGVIGGLREGWTGLNVAYGTFLSTMVTAAILSLSEAVRELRDTREELARTAVEKERLRFSRDLHDLLGHTLSVIVVKAEATRRLAPRDLDAALGQVADIESVGRQALTEIREAVTGYREGSLATELDRARDLLEAAGIGTVVRQSGPPLAPQTAALLGWVVRESATNVVRHSGAAHCEIEVTGTPDETRLVITDDGRGEGSGPPGSGLKGLSERLTTAGGSLTSGPTSHAGFRVTATLPTAENTAPPAAADTPDGAAAELRG, via the coding sequence ATGGCCCGGAAGAACAGGGTCAGCTGCCGACTGCGGGAGTGGCCCGAGCGGCACGTAGGGCGCGACGGGGGCGGAGGGCTCCAAGGGGGCGAAGGCGGCGAGGGACGGGGAGGAGACGAGGGGCGGGGAGTTGAGGGGTGGGGAGGTGAGGGGCGGGAAATCGGCAGGCGGACCGAGCACCTCGGCCCGCCGCCCAACGGCTTCGTGCTCCTGCCCTGGCTCCTCATGGGCCTGGGCGCCATCTCGCACCTCCTCCAGGGCGAGACGCCCAACCCGTGGATCGGTGGCCTCGGTGTCCTCCTCTTCAATTCCCTCTACGTCTTCATCGCCTTCCGCGCCTTCGACAGGTGCACGCGCGAGGCTCGCGCCACGAGGATCGCGCTCGTCCTCCTGGGCCTGCTGACCGTCGCCCTCGCCGCCGGTTACGGCGGCAACTGGCTGCTCTTCTTCCCCCTGCTCGGCCTGGCCACGGGAGCCATCGTGCGCGGGCGTGGCCTCGGCCCCGTCAGCCTCGCCCTCAGCACGCTCGCGGGCGTCATCGGAGGGCTCCGGGAGGGCTGGACCGGGCTGAACGTCGCGTACGGCACGTTCCTCTCCACCATGGTGACCGCCGCGATCCTCTCCCTCTCCGAGGCGGTACGCGAACTCCGGGACACCCGCGAGGAGCTGGCCCGCACGGCCGTCGAGAAGGAACGCCTCCGCTTCTCCCGCGACCTGCACGACCTGCTCGGCCACACCCTCTCCGTGATCGTGGTGAAGGCGGAGGCCACGCGCCGTCTCGCCCCGCGCGACCTGGACGCGGCGCTCGGCCAGGTCGCCGACATCGAGTCCGTCGGCAGGCAGGCGCTGACGGAGATCCGCGAGGCCGTCACCGGTTACCGCGAGGGCAGCCTCGCCACGGAGCTGGACCGCGCCCGCGACCTCCTCGAAGCCGCCGGCATCGGCACGGTCGTCCGCCAGTCGGGCCCGCCTCTGGCCCCGCAGACCGCGGCGCTCCTCGGCTGGGTGGTCCGCGAGTCCGCCACCAACGTCGTACGCCACTCCGGCGCCGCCCACTGCGAGATCGAGGTCACGGGCACGCCCGACGAAACGCGCCTGGTCATCACGGACGACGGCCGCGGCGAGGGCTCGGGCCCACCCGGCAGCGGCCTGAAGGGCCTGTCCGAACGCCTCACCACAGCAGGCGGCTCCCTCACCTCGGGCCCGACGTCCCACGCGGGCTTCCGCGTGACGGCGACCCTCCCGACGGCCGAGAACACCGCACCCCCGGCCGCTGCCGACACCCCCGACGGCGCAGCCGCCGAACTCAGGGGTTGA
- a CDS encoding response regulator transcription factor: protein MNEMPRDHRPAKSVRVLLAEDQGMMRGALALLLGLEEDIEVVAQVGRGDEIVDAALTARPDVALLDIELPGRSGLDAAAELREECPDCRVLILTTFGRPGYLRRAMEAGAVGFLVKDGPVEELAEAVRRALRGETVIDPALAAAALSAGPNPLTGREADVLKASVDGATVADIAGTLHLSESTVRNYLSAAIGKTGTRNRMEAVREARQQGWL, encoded by the coding sequence ATGAACGAGATGCCCCGGGACCACCGCCCGGCGAAGTCCGTGAGAGTGCTCCTCGCCGAGGACCAGGGCATGATGCGGGGCGCTCTCGCGCTGCTGCTCGGGCTCGAGGAGGACATCGAGGTCGTCGCTCAGGTCGGCAGGGGCGACGAGATCGTGGACGCGGCGCTCACCGCCCGCCCGGACGTCGCGCTGCTCGACATCGAGCTGCCGGGGCGCAGCGGTCTGGACGCCGCTGCCGAGTTGCGTGAGGAGTGCCCGGACTGCCGGGTGCTGATCCTCACGACCTTCGGCAGGCCCGGGTATCTGCGGCGTGCCATGGAGGCGGGTGCGGTCGGGTTTCTCGTCAAGGACGGGCCCGTGGAGGAGCTCGCCGAGGCGGTTCGGCGGGCGCTGCGGGGTGAGACGGTGATCGATCCGGCGCTCGCCGCGGCCGCGCTCAGCGCCGGGCCCAATCCGCTGACCGGCCGTGAGGCGGACGTCCTGAAGGCCTCCGTGGACGGGGCGACGGTCGCCGACATCGCGGGCACGTTGCACTTGTCGGAGTCGACCGTACGGAACTATCTGTCGGCGGCGATCGGCAAGACGGGGACGCGGAACCGGATGGAAGCGGTGCGGGAGGCCCGGCAGCAGGGGTGGTTGTGA
- a CDS encoding SigE family RNA polymerase sigma factor, producing the protein MGEREQTDFQGFITSRWPQLMRTAFLLTGQQHAAEDLVQSSLERTYVSWRRVSTAGDPDAYVRRIMINIHARKHRRKLKEFLTLQDSGPVFDRPEHGDRMAQADDRAALLHALAQLPARQREAVVLRYWEDLSETQTAQAMGCSIGAVKSNAAKGIAKLRAIPALTDKVGSRGEK; encoded by the coding sequence ATGGGGGAGCGAGAGCAGACCGACTTCCAGGGATTCATCACCAGCCGCTGGCCGCAACTGATGCGGACGGCGTTCCTCCTCACGGGGCAGCAGCACGCCGCGGAGGACCTGGTGCAGTCGTCCCTGGAGCGGACGTACGTGTCGTGGCGAAGGGTGAGCACGGCGGGTGATCCGGACGCGTACGTACGCCGGATCATGATCAACATCCATGCGCGCAAGCACCGCCGCAAGCTCAAGGAGTTCCTGACACTGCAGGACTCGGGCCCGGTGTTCGACAGACCCGAGCACGGCGACCGTATGGCGCAGGCGGACGACCGCGCGGCGCTGCTGCACGCCCTCGCCCAGCTGCCCGCCCGCCAGCGCGAAGCGGTCGTCCTCCGGTACTGGGAGGACCTGAGCGAGACCCAGACCGCCCAGGCCATGGGCTGCTCGATCGGTGCGGTGAAGAGCAATGCCGCCAAGGGGATCGCCAAGCTGCGCGCCATACCCGCACTGACCGACAAGGTCGGAAGCCGAGGGGAGAAGTAA
- a CDS encoding MFS transporter — MVQTPSTTYSSPSPSSRPSSTGAPHPSGPARNRSVPVWAVLLTACAGQFLVVLDVSVVNTALPSMRSDLGMSAVGLQWVVNAYSIAFAGFMLLGGRAGDLFGRKRMFLVGLGLFTAASLGGGLAQAEWQLLAARAVQGLGAAVLAPSTLTILTSAVPEGPARARAIGVWSAVGAGGGAAGGLVGGVLTDLLSWRWVLLINVPIGALVIVAGMAWLTESKADRTRRLDVPGAVLVTAGLATLAYGIVQTEEKGWTAAATLVPLAAGLALLAAFLVVEARTKAPLMPLKLFGVRTVSAANAAMFVCGGGMFAMWMFMTLYTQNVLGYSPLKAGLALMPSSLTVVLGSMLAPRLMPALGPKNVSVMGIVVASVGFGWQSTMTVDGAYVTAILLPGLVMMFGAGLATTPLASLATSGARPGDAGLVSGLVNTSRTMGGALGLAVLSTVAAAQMNGSTSPQALTDGYAMAFRTSACILLAGVAVLLVWMPGRRASTEA; from the coding sequence ATGGTCCAGACGCCCTCCACCACTTACTCATCCCCTTCGCCGTCGTCACGTCCCTCGTCCACAGGCGCCCCGCACCCCTCCGGGCCCGCACGGAATCGGTCCGTCCCCGTCTGGGCCGTCCTGCTCACCGCGTGCGCGGGCCAGTTCCTCGTCGTCCTGGACGTGTCCGTGGTGAACACGGCGCTGCCGTCGATGCGGTCCGACCTCGGCATGAGCGCGGTGGGGTTGCAGTGGGTCGTCAACGCGTACTCCATAGCCTTCGCCGGGTTCATGCTGCTCGGCGGACGCGCCGGGGACCTCTTCGGGCGGAAGCGGATGTTCCTCGTCGGGCTGGGCCTGTTCACCGCCGCCTCCCTGGGCGGCGGCCTCGCGCAGGCCGAGTGGCAGCTCCTCGCGGCGCGCGCCGTGCAGGGTCTCGGCGCGGCGGTCCTCGCCCCCTCGACCCTGACGATCCTCACCTCGGCGGTGCCCGAGGGCCCGGCGCGGGCACGGGCCATCGGCGTCTGGTCTGCCGTCGGCGCGGGCGGCGGCGCGGCGGGCGGCCTGGTCGGCGGCGTCCTGACCGATCTGCTCTCGTGGCGCTGGGTGCTCCTGATCAACGTACCGATCGGCGCCCTCGTGATCGTCGCGGGCATGGCCTGGCTGACCGAGAGCAAGGCCGACAGGACCCGGCGCCTGGACGTGCCGGGAGCGGTACTGGTGACGGCCGGACTCGCCACCCTCGCGTACGGCATCGTGCAGACCGAGGAGAAGGGCTGGACGGCGGCCGCGACCCTCGTGCCCCTCGCGGCGGGCCTCGCCCTGCTCGCGGCGTTCCTCGTGGTGGAGGCGCGCACGAAGGCGCCGCTGATGCCGCTGAAGCTGTTCGGGGTGCGGACGGTGTCGGCCGCGAACGCGGCGATGTTCGTGTGCGGCGGCGGCATGTTCGCCATGTGGATGTTCATGACGCTCTACACCCAGAACGTCCTCGGGTACTCCCCGCTCAAGGCGGGCCTCGCCCTCATGCCGTCCTCCCTGACCGTCGTCCTCGGCTCGATGCTCGCGCCGCGCCTGATGCCGGCGCTCGGGCCGAAGAACGTGTCCGTGATGGGCATCGTCGTGGCGTCCGTGGGCTTCGGATGGCAGTCGACGATGACGGTCGACGGCGCGTACGTCACCGCGATCCTGCTGCCCGGCCTCGTGATGATGTTCGGCGCGGGCCTCGCGACGACCCCGCTGGCCTCGCTCGCCACGTCGGGCGCCCGGCCCGGCGACGCGGGACTCGTCTCCGGCCTGGTCAACACGTCGCGCACGATGGGCGGCGCGCTGGGCCTCGCGGTGCTCTCCACGGTGGCCGCCGCCCAGATGAACGGCTCGACGTCGCCGCAGGCACTCACCGACGGCTACGCGATGGCGTTCAGGACCAGCGCGTGCATCCTGCTGGCGGGGGTGGCGGTGCTGCTGGTGTGGATGCCGGGGCGCCGGGCCTCGACGGAGGCGTGA